The stretch of DNA CATGTGCATATGACAgcgtactgtataaatattgtaaaatcaatgcagttattgacgacaaatgACCTAAACTCCCAGTTTTGTCACTCGGAATCAATTAATTCGaattgcccgccaataacttccgggaactatttgagtctattttaaacttccgttgtcgcaactctttCTCTAAACAATTCTGGAACTGTGCAGTGCTGTGGGGGCGGgactgctgtgactgggcgtttattaactactctaggagccacacccataatcaaggagtttttttatttccccctagtggcaggtcagcaaaaacctgggggtgtacttacaATTTAAATATGTGTCCTTGTTTAATAATAGAGTGTGAGTCAGTCTGGGATTGTGTCACCGCCCAACGTGCttgtttgtacatttgtatgttttatacgtatgtttgtttgtttgttttttatttgtgcagttgtttgtatttttgtatgtttatttgttgGTGAGTTCCTCTCTGTTTGGATGTGTTGCACATGTTTGGTTGTGGCTTTCAGAAGCTGAATCAATAATGTTCAACTTGGTGAGGAAGACAGTTGATGAACAGGAAGAGGAAGTCCAACTTGTGGTTAGGACTAAAGCAGCAACCAGAGTTGCGTTAAGGGTGAGACACACTCACACTGTAGTACGACACCTCAGCTAGACAGCCACAGCCTGACCAGACGACCAACCACTGTACGACACCCAGGTAGGAGCTCACCTGGTTGTTATCAATGACAAATCATTGAATTCAAACAATACAATGATGCAATTCCTTCATTTCTGTCTTTCTTCTCTCAGTTCAATGACTCCATTCAGTTATTCAAACGTCTtcctctttcttctcctcctgtcTTTTCTCACTCCCCTCTTTTTGTCATTCCTGGACTGGACCTCCTTCCCACAAATTCCCTTGCTTCCTCTAAGGAACTTCCCCATCCTTCCTCTAAGGAACCTCACCATCCTTCCTCTAAGGAACCTCACCATCCTGCTCTGGCACTGGCCCTTCTCTCGCTCCTTCAGGCTGAGCGGTGACAGATGTTTGAAGATGTTCAACATCAGTGGCTGCTTCCTTACTGATGACCGCTCAGCATTCCTGGATGCAAACGTGGTGGTTTTCCATCACCGGGAGCTGAGCTGGGGGCCGTCCGACCTTCCTATGCACCTCCCTCGGCCAGCCTCCCAGCAATGGGTGTGGCTTTCCATGGAGCCTCCAGCCAACAATGCCAACCTGTCACTCTTCAATGGAGTCTTCAACCTCACCATGAGCTACCGACGCGACGCAGACATCTCCATCCCATACGGACGCTCCGAGTTGGGAGCGGCAGAGCAGGAATACCAGGTGGATGTGAACCGTTCCTGCCTGGTGAGCTGGGTGGTCAGCAGGTACCAACCCCAACAGGCCCGAGCCAGAGTTTACCAGAGCCTGAAGGAGCACCTCCACATCCAggtctcctcttcctcatccctTCCTTCTTTCCTACTTTCCTTGATTCCTTCCTCTCTCCCTCCATCCCTCCCTTCTTTTCTTCCTCTCTCCCTTCCACCCTTCCTTGCTCCTCCCTCCCCCCTTCTCCTCCCTTTCCTTCCTTATCCCTCCCCTCctttccctccctccctctctccttTCCTTCCCCTCCCTTTCTTTCTTCCGCCCTTCATTTCATCTTTGTTTCccttttccttcttttcttATTTCCAATTTAGTTAccttattgttttgtttcttgtttCTATATGTACTAATCTCCTCATTTTGTTCCTTCCAAATTTGCTTCtccttcctttattttttttcatttcctaaAGTCTTTCCTTCCCTGCTTCCTTCTATATTTCTTTATCTCTATCCTTTCCTATCATGTTTCCTTCTTTATCTTCTTGCTTGCTCCCtttctttgttgtttatttcttgATTTCTTCCCTTACTTTCTTATttcctttatcttttttttcataTCTCTCACTCATTGCTTCCTTATTCATTTCCTCATATCTTGTTTGCAGGTCTTTGGAGGTTGGTCCCACAGGCCTCTCCCTAAGCGGAGGCTTCTGTCCACCATCGCTCGCTGTTTTTTCTACCTTTCCTTTGAGAACTCTGAGTCCACGGACTACATCAGTGAGAAACTCTGGAGGAACGCCTTCCAGTCCGGCGCCGTGCCCGTAGTCCTCGGGCCGAGCCGGGCCACTTACGAGGCCTTAGCCCCACCTCGCTCCTTCATCCATGTCCACGACTTTCCCAACACCGCAGATCTGGCAACTTACCTGAAACAGCTGGCAGCAGATAAGGATGCCTATGCTGAGTACTTCCTGTGGCGCCGCACGCACCAAGTCAGGACCATCACGGACTGGAGGGAACGCTTGTGTCAGATCTGCCTCAGGTTTCCACATTTACCCCCAAACAAGGTCTACCAAGACCTGGAGGGCTGGGTCAACAGCTGAGGTCTGTGAGTGGACTGGTTATTGTTATATCTGGTgattgttcatcacaacacaataaaaacacacttcagataaaACTTAATTTGTCCTCGGAatcagtcacaagataacatgatcaccagccAAAGCTTAACACTAATCGGTCCAAGCCTTCAGTGTGATCAAAGTTCAgtttcactttgtttttctaacactttttttatattcttcaATGTAGAGTGCATTAAAAGATTAAAGTTTTTTTCACTAACCACTGACAGGAGAGGTCAAAAGATATAATATTTACCCGTTGAACCAATACACCACCTCATCTACGCCGGTTCTATTAAAACTAAGTGAAAGTGAA from Gouania willdenowi chromosome 9, fGouWil2.1, whole genome shotgun sequence encodes:
- the LOC114469337 gene encoding alpha-(1,3)-fucosyltransferase 7-like isoform X1 codes for the protein MMQFLHFCLSSLSSMTPFSYSNVFLFLLLLSFLTPLFLSFLDWTSFPQIPLLPLRNFPILPLRNLTILPLRNLTILLWHWPFSRSFRLSGDRCLKMFNISGCFLTDDRSAFLDANVVVFHHRELSWGPSDLPMHLPRPASQQWVWLSMEPPANNANLSLFNGVFNLTMSYRRDADISIPYGRSELGAAEQEYQVDVNRSCLVSWVVSRYQPQQARARVYQSLKEHLHIQVFGGWSHRPLPKRRLLSTIARCFFYLSFENSESTDYISEKLWRNAFQSGAVPVVLGPSRATYEALAPPRSFIHVHDFPNTADLATYLKQLAADKDAYAEYFLWRRTHQVRTITDWRERLCQICLRFPHLPPNKVYQDLEGWVNS
- the LOC114469337 gene encoding alpha-(1,3)-fucosyltransferase 7-like isoform X2 — translated: MTPFSYSNVFLFLLLLSFLTPLFLSFLDWTSFPQIPLLPLRNFPILPLRNLTILPLRNLTILLWHWPFSRSFRLSGDRCLKMFNISGCFLTDDRSAFLDANVVVFHHRELSWGPSDLPMHLPRPASQQWVWLSMEPPANNANLSLFNGVFNLTMSYRRDADISIPYGRSELGAAEQEYQVDVNRSCLVSWVVSRYQPQQARARVYQSLKEHLHIQVFGGWSHRPLPKRRLLSTIARCFFYLSFENSESTDYISEKLWRNAFQSGAVPVVLGPSRATYEALAPPRSFIHVHDFPNTADLATYLKQLAADKDAYAEYFLWRRTHQVRTITDWRERLCQICLRFPHLPPNKVYQDLEGWVNS